One window from the genome of Metabacillus flavus encodes:
- a CDS encoding DUF441 domain-containing protein — translation MSQASIFLLILLGIGVFAKNQSLMIAVGFLLAVKWTGLDAKLFPLLQSKGINWGVTVITIAVLVPIATGDIGFKQMGDALKSYYAWIAMGSGIAVALIAKNGVTLLAQDPHITAALVLGTILAVALFNGVAVGPLIGAGIAYLVMQFVKLFG, via the coding sequence ATGAGTCAGGCAAGTATTTTTCTTCTTATTCTTCTTGGAATAGGGGTCTTTGCTAAAAATCAGTCACTGATGATCGCTGTAGGCTTTTTGCTTGCTGTCAAATGGACGGGGCTTGATGCGAAGCTATTTCCGCTTCTGCAGTCAAAAGGAATTAATTGGGGAGTGACGGTTATTACCATAGCGGTCCTTGTGCCGATCGCAACAGGGGATATCGGGTTTAAGCAGATGGGAGATGCGCTGAAATCCTATTATGCATGGATTGCAATGGGCTCCGGAATTGCCGTGGCCTTAATTGCTAAGAATGGCGTGACGCTGCTTGCGCAGGATCCTCACATTACAGCAGCTCTTGTCCTTGGAACCATCTTGGCAGTGGCTCTTTTTAATGGGGTTGCTGTTGGTCCGTTGATTGGAGCGGGAATTGCCTATCTTGTCATGCAATTCGTTAAACTTTTTGGCTAA
- the ytvI gene encoding sporulation integral membrane protein YtvI — translation MNALAAAIIRGLIAAGALAGVILLLFAAIPIMYPFILAFFLAWFIKKPSDLLHRKTGLPAGVSAGLVLISLIVIVTGLTALLTLESIAVIQQAASSLPAYLNHMTGAFNHILSYQVSPLIEKISEQFSALSTGQQTTIIAELQQAGNGLIGEAGSLLRASLNAVPAIIMWIPNAASVMIIIVIAAFFICKDWDHVILFLNKKLPQAAVSRILLFGAELGNALTGLVKAQLLLNTITLAIVFPGLLILGVSQALTISFFIGIVDFIPYAGTGTIFIPWALYLMLMGQTKLASGLAILFIIVLMARQILEPRIYSRSIGLNPLLTLMSIYAGYKCFGLLGMALGPVILVIVQSMYKLRLFHDLWKYIVQK, via the coding sequence TTGAATGCTCTTGCAGCCGCTATCATAAGAGGATTGATTGCAGCGGGCGCATTAGCCGGAGTCATTCTCCTGCTTTTTGCTGCCATTCCAATCATGTATCCATTCATCCTGGCCTTTTTTCTTGCATGGTTTATTAAAAAACCTTCCGACCTTCTGCACAGAAAAACAGGATTGCCTGCCGGGGTATCCGCAGGACTTGTCCTGATAAGCCTCATTGTCATCGTAACGGGCTTAACCGCTTTATTGACACTGGAATCCATTGCAGTGATTCAGCAGGCCGCTTCGTCTCTGCCCGCCTATTTAAATCATATGACAGGAGCGTTTAATCATATTCTCTCCTATCAGGTTTCCCCCCTCATAGAGAAAATTTCAGAACAATTCTCTGCATTGAGCACAGGACAGCAAACGACCATTATTGCAGAACTGCAGCAGGCAGGAAACGGTTTGATAGGGGAAGCCGGCAGCCTATTGAGGGCCTCGCTTAATGCTGTCCCTGCGATCATTATGTGGATTCCTAATGCTGCAAGTGTAATGATCATTATCGTCATCGCTGCCTTTTTCATATGCAAAGACTGGGATCATGTCATTCTTTTCTTAAATAAGAAGCTCCCTCAGGCAGCCGTCAGCCGAATCTTACTATTTGGAGCTGAGCTAGGCAATGCACTTACCGGTCTTGTTAAAGCCCAGCTGCTGCTGAATACCATTACACTTGCAATCGTTTTTCCCGGCCTTCTTATTCTCGGTGTTTCTCAGGCTTTGACCATCAGTTTCTTTATTGGGATCGTCGATTTTATTCCATACGCAGGAACGGGCACGATTTTTATTCCTTGGGCCCTCTATTTAATGCTTATGGGGCAAACGAAGCTCGCAAGCGGACTGGCAATACTGTTTATCATCGTCTTGATGGCAAGACAGATTCTGGAACCAAGAATTTACTCGCGGTCGATCGGGCTCAATCCGCTGCTCACTCTAATGAGTATTTATGCCGGATACAAATGCTTTGGCCTTCTGGGTATGGCATTAGGGCCCGTCATTCTTGTTATCGTCCAAAGCATGTATAAGCTCCGGCTCTTCCACGACCTTTGGAAATATATTGTTCAAAAATAG
- a CDS encoding FxsA family protein: MRWLVLLLIAVPALEIGLLIWSGRTLGLIPTILLIAATGLGGAWLARKQGLETWKKAQRNMNSGQLPGDALIDGICILIGAVLLMTPGFISDVAGFFLLLPVSRKGIKPFILRAIQKRMNRDRITIIR; the protein is encoded by the coding sequence ATGAGATGGCTTGTTCTTTTGCTTATTGCTGTACCTGCTCTTGAAATCGGTTTGCTTATATGGTCTGGCAGAACATTGGGGCTGATTCCAACCATCCTATTGATTGCCGCCACAGGCTTAGGCGGAGCTTGGCTTGCCAGAAAGCAGGGGCTGGAAACATGGAAAAAGGCCCAGCGAAATATGAATTCAGGACAGTTGCCGGGAGATGCACTTATCGATGGAATCTGCATTCTTATCGGGGCCGTTTTATTAATGACTCCTGGATTTATCTCAGATGTCGCAGGGTTCTTTTTGCTTTTGCCGGTTTCAAGAAAAGGAATTAAACCGTTCATACTGCGGGCGATTCAAAAACGGATGAACAGGGATCGAATCACCATCATCAGATAA
- the pyk gene encoding pyruvate kinase has product MRKTKIVCTIGPASESVEKLTALMEAGMNVSRLNFSHGDFEEHGNRIKNIREASRLTGKTVAILLDTKGPEIRTHSMQDGAIELERDKEIIVSMTEVTGTTEKFSISYEGLVEDVHAGSIILLDDGLIGLEVLEVNKTAGEIRTKILNSGTLKNKKGVNVPGVSVNLPGITEKDAKDIVFGIEQGVDFIAASFVRRASDVLEIRELLEEHKATDIQIIPKIENQEGVDNIDEILEVSDGLMVARGDLGVEIPAEEVPLVQKDLIKKCNALGKPVITATQMLDSMQRNPRPTRAEASDVANAIFDGTDAIMLSGETAAGQYPIEAVQTMHNIASRAETALDYKGMLSKRREQTGMTITDAIGQSVAHTALNLNVSAVVTPTESGHTARMISKYRPQAPIVAVTSCESVSRKLALVWGVFSKTGTKAGSTDEMLENAVQESINTGIVKHGDLIVITAGVPIGEAGTTNLMKVYIVGDILAKGQGIGRKSAFGKVVIANNAEEAASKMTDGAILVTRGTDRDMMEALNKASALIAEEGGLTSHAAVVGLSLGIPVIVGVENATSLLEDGMEITVDGTRGAIYKGHASVI; this is encoded by the coding sequence ATGCGTAAAACAAAAATAGTTTGTACTATTGGTCCTGCAAGTGAATCTGTAGAGAAGCTTACAGCATTGATGGAAGCAGGAATGAATGTATCCCGTCTTAACTTTTCCCACGGAGATTTCGAAGAGCACGGAAACCGCATCAAAAACATCCGAGAAGCTTCCAGGCTGACTGGAAAAACTGTTGCGATTCTGCTTGATACGAAAGGCCCTGAAATCCGTACGCATTCGATGCAGGATGGCGCGATTGAGCTGGAAAGAGACAAAGAAATCATTGTTTCTATGACTGAAGTGACCGGAACAACTGAAAAATTCTCGATTTCCTATGAAGGACTTGTAGAAGATGTTCATGCCGGATCCATTATTCTTCTGGACGATGGACTAATCGGTCTTGAAGTTCTTGAAGTAAATAAAACAGCTGGCGAAATCAGAACAAAAATCCTTAACAGCGGCACGCTGAAGAATAAAAAGGGTGTCAACGTTCCGGGTGTAAGTGTAAACCTTCCTGGAATTACAGAAAAAGACGCAAAGGATATCGTATTTGGAATCGAGCAGGGAGTTGACTTTATTGCTGCTTCTTTTGTCCGCCGTGCGTCCGATGTGCTTGAAATCCGCGAGCTTCTTGAAGAGCATAAAGCAACGGATATTCAAATCATTCCAAAAATTGAAAACCAGGAGGGAGTCGACAATATCGATGAAATCCTTGAGGTTTCTGATGGCTTGATGGTAGCACGCGGAGATTTGGGTGTTGAAATTCCGGCTGAGGAAGTGCCTCTTGTGCAAAAAGACCTGATTAAAAAATGCAATGCACTTGGAAAACCTGTTATTACTGCTACTCAAATGCTTGACAGCATGCAGCGCAACCCGCGTCCTACACGTGCAGAAGCAAGTGACGTAGCGAATGCCATCTTTGACGGTACGGACGCCATCATGCTTTCCGGTGAGACAGCTGCTGGACAATATCCAATTGAAGCAGTACAAACCATGCACAATATCGCTTCAAGAGCTGAAACTGCCCTTGACTATAAAGGAATGCTGTCTAAGCGCCGCGAACAAACGGGCATGACGATTACAGATGCAATCGGACAATCTGTAGCACATACAGCATTGAACTTGAATGTTAGTGCAGTAGTGACTCCGACTGAAAGCGGGCATACAGCTAGAATGATTTCCAAATACCGTCCGCAGGCTCCAATCGTAGCTGTAACATCTTGCGAGTCTGTGTCCAGAAAGCTTGCTCTTGTTTGGGGAGTATTCTCAAAAACAGGAACTAAGGCTGGTTCAACGGATGAAATGCTTGAAAATGCAGTTCAGGAATCCATTAACACAGGTATTGTTAAACATGGTGATCTTATCGTTATTACGGCTGGAGTGCCAATTGGCGAAGCTGGCACAACGAACCTTATGAAGGTTTATATTGTCGGTGATATTCTTGCTAAAGGTCAAGGAATCGGCCGCAAATCTGCATTCGGCAAAGTGGTCATTGCTAATAATGCAGAGGAAGCCGCTTCAAAAATGACTGACGGTGCGATTCTTGTTACCAGAGGAACAGACCGTGATATGATGGAAGCCTTGAATAAGGCTTCAGCACTTATTGCTGAAGAAGGCGGTTTAACAAGCCATGCTGCAGTGGTAGGGCTTAGCCTTGGAATCCCTGTTATTGTAGGGGTTGAAAATGCGACATCGCTTTTAGAGGATGGAATGGAAATAACAGTTGATGGCACTCGCGGTGCTATATACAAAGGCCATGCAAGCGTAATTTAA
- the pfkA gene encoding 6-phosphofructokinase: protein MKRIGVLTSGGDSPGMNAAVRAVVRKAIYHDVEVFGIYHGYAGLIAGNIEKLELGSVGDIIHRGGTKLYTARCPEFRTVEGREKGIEQLKKYGIEGLVVIGGDGSYMGAKKLTEMGFPCVGVPGTIDNDIPGTDLTIGFDTALNTVIDAIDKIRDTATSHERTYVIEVMGRHAGDIALWSGLAGGAETILIPEADHDLDDVVARLKRGHDRGKKHSIIIVAEGVGSGVEFGKKIEEATRFETRVSVLGHIQRGGSPTAADRVLASRLGAYAVELLLEEKGGRCVGIQNNKLVDHDIIEILETKHSVDPKLYQLSQELSI, encoded by the coding sequence TTGAAAAGAATCGGCGTTTTGACAAGCGGAGGAGATTCCCCAGGGATGAATGCAGCCGTTCGCGCTGTTGTCCGTAAAGCGATTTACCATGATGTTGAAGTTTTTGGCATTTATCATGGATATGCCGGATTGATTGCCGGAAACATTGAAAAATTAGAACTTGGCTCTGTAGGGGATATTATCCACCGCGGAGGTACTAAGCTTTATACAGCCCGCTGTCCGGAATTCAGAACAGTTGAAGGACGGGAAAAAGGGATTGAACAGCTTAAAAAATACGGAATAGAAGGTCTTGTTGTAATTGGCGGAGACGGCTCATATATGGGTGCGAAGAAGCTTACTGAAATGGGCTTCCCATGTGTAGGTGTGCCTGGAACAATTGACAATGATATACCGGGAACGGATTTAACAATCGGTTTTGATACAGCCTTAAATACGGTTATCGATGCGATTGATAAAATTCGCGATACAGCTACGTCCCACGAACGTACATATGTCATCGAAGTAATGGGACGCCATGCAGGAGATATTGCGCTGTGGTCCGGTCTTGCCGGCGGAGCAGAAACGATTTTGATCCCCGAAGCCGACCATGACCTGGACGATGTTGTAGCCCGTCTTAAAAGAGGCCATGACCGCGGCAAGAAGCACAGTATTATCATCGTTGCCGAGGGTGTAGGAAGCGGCGTGGAGTTCGGCAAAAAGATTGAGGAAGCAACCCGTTTCGAGACTAGGGTTTCTGTTCTCGGACACATTCAGCGCGGAGGATCGCCGACCGCTGCGGACCGTGTGCTTGCCAGCCGTTTAGGTGCTTACGCAGTTGAACTTCTGCTTGAAGAAAAAGGCGGACGCTGTGTAGGAATTCAAAACAATAAGCTTGTCGACCATGACATCATCGAGATTCTCGAAACGAAGCATTCGGTTGACCCGAAACTGTATCAGCTGTCTCAGGAGTTATCCATTTAA
- the accA gene encoding acetyl-CoA carboxylase carboxyl transferase subunit alpha, which yields MVGELEFEKPVIELRKKIAELREFTATADVDLSSEIEKLESRLEKLEKDIYSNISPWDRVQIARHPKRPTTMDYVEILFTDFFECHGDRYFGDDEAIVGGIAKFKGTPVTVIGHQRGKDTKENIRRNFGSPHPEGYRKALRLMKQADKFGRPIITFIDTKGAYPGKAAEERGQSEAIARNLFEMAGLSVPVICIVIGEGGSGGALGIGVGNHLLMLENSTYSVISPEGAAALLWKDSGQAKKAAESMKITAPDLKKLGVVDEIISEVKGGAHRNLQEQALLIEQHLGKSMEILSKMDKNMLIEHRYEKYKAIGQVSFAEEMLGMH from the coding sequence ATGGTTGGAGAGCTTGAGTTTGAAAAACCGGTAATTGAATTAAGGAAGAAAATAGCGGAGCTGAGAGAATTTACGGCTACGGCAGATGTTGACCTTTCTTCTGAAATTGAGAAGCTTGAGTCCAGGCTTGAAAAGCTTGAAAAGGATATTTACTCCAATATCAGCCCCTGGGACAGAGTGCAAATTGCCAGACATCCGAAGCGGCCTACCACAATGGATTATGTGGAGATTCTTTTTACCGATTTCTTCGAATGCCATGGTGACCGCTATTTTGGGGATGATGAAGCCATTGTCGGAGGAATCGCAAAGTTTAAAGGAACACCCGTAACTGTTATCGGGCATCAGCGCGGAAAGGACACGAAAGAAAATATCCGCCGCAATTTTGGCTCTCCGCATCCTGAAGGATACCGGAAGGCTCTCAGACTGATGAAACAGGCTGATAAATTCGGACGCCCCATCATTACGTTTATAGATACAAAAGGAGCTTATCCCGGGAAAGCAGCAGAAGAGCGGGGCCAAAGTGAGGCCATTGCAAGGAATCTGTTTGAGATGGCCGGACTGTCCGTCCCGGTGATTTGCATCGTGATTGGAGAAGGCGGAAGCGGAGGTGCTCTTGGGATCGGAGTAGGGAATCATTTGCTGATGCTTGAGAACTCCACATATTCTGTTATCTCTCCTGAAGGCGCGGCTGCGCTGCTTTGGAAGGATTCCGGCCAGGCTAAAAAAGCTGCAGAATCCATGAAAATCACAGCACCGGATCTTAAAAAATTAGGGGTCGTAGATGAAATTATCAGCGAAGTAAAAGGCGGAGCGCATCGTAATCTTCAGGAACAGGCTCTTTTAATTGAACAGCATTTGGGCAAGTCTATGGAGATTCTGTCAAAAATGGATAAGAATATGCTTATTGAACATCGCTATGAAAAATACAAGGCAATTGGCCAGGTATCTTTTGCCGAAGAAATGCTTGGCATGCATTGA
- the accD gene encoding acetyl-CoA carboxylase, carboxyltransferase subunit beta codes for MLKDLFSKKKKYASVPSEQARQDVPEGIMTKCPNCKKILVTKELNKNLKVCVNCDYHLQMNAKERIKSLFDEHSFKEYDKEMISENPLNFPDYEEKLEKDRKKTSQNEAVVTGEGTIDGIRTVIAVMDASFRMGSMGSVVGEKITRAVEQAKKERLPFIIFTASGGARMQEGVLSLMQMAKTSSALKLFSNEGGLTISVMTHPTTGGVSASFASLGDYNLAEPGALIGFAGRRIIEQTIREELPEDFQTAEFLLKHGQLDSVVSRLELRETLSRILDLHQGGRQ; via the coding sequence TTGCTTAAGGATCTTTTTTCAAAGAAAAAGAAATACGCTTCCGTCCCTTCTGAACAAGCTAGGCAGGATGTTCCTGAAGGCATTATGACGAAGTGTCCGAACTGTAAAAAAATTCTAGTGACAAAAGAATTGAATAAAAACCTGAAGGTATGCGTGAACTGTGATTATCATTTACAGATGAATGCTAAAGAGAGAATTAAGAGTCTGTTCGACGAACATTCGTTTAAGGAATACGATAAAGAAATGATTTCTGAAAATCCGCTGAATTTTCCCGACTATGAAGAAAAGCTGGAGAAAGACCGCAAAAAAACGTCGCAAAATGAAGCGGTCGTTACCGGAGAAGGAACGATTGATGGAATTCGCACAGTGATTGCAGTGATGGATGCAAGCTTCCGGATGGGAAGCATGGGTTCAGTTGTTGGAGAGAAAATAACAAGAGCTGTTGAGCAGGCAAAAAAAGAAAGGCTTCCCTTTATCATCTTTACCGCTTCGGGCGGAGCGAGAATGCAGGAAGGGGTCTTGAGCCTGATGCAGATGGCGAAAACCAGCTCTGCATTAAAACTGTTCAGCAATGAAGGCGGATTAACGATTTCGGTCATGACCCATCCTACTACCGGAGGAGTTTCTGCCAGCTTTGCATCACTGGGGGATTATAACCTTGCAGAACCTGGAGCCCTAATCGGGTTTGCCGGAAGAAGAATCATTGAACAGACGATTCGCGAAGAACTTCCTGAAGATTTCCAGACAGCGGAGTTTTTGCTGAAGCACGGTCAGCTGGATTCAGTTGTTTCCCGCCTTGAACTGAGGGAAACGCTCTCCAGAATTTTGGATCTTCATCAAGGAGGCAGGCAATAA
- a CDS encoding FadR/GntR family transcriptional regulator yields the protein MPGPKSRVYEETLQQIRLIIKKDGLLPGDKIPSERELADRLNVGRSSVREALRALELLGIIETKRGEGTFIKDFRENHLVSVLGLFVLEDAKSIEDILEMSVLIEKHALMKILQSFDKKKLVQIDQDFRKGINNPQELMGKLIHMAGNHLLFRTWSVLADYLKAGSKFQEPPIPIYEELMSGLVLNNKNLVLQAYERITKYKNVSL from the coding sequence ATGCCTGGTCCAAAGTCGAGAGTCTATGAAGAGACCCTTCAGCAGATCAGATTGATTATAAAGAAGGACGGACTATTGCCGGGAGATAAAATTCCATCTGAACGAGAGCTGGCCGACCGGTTAAACGTCGGCCGCTCTTCTGTTAGAGAGGCATTAAGAGCGCTTGAACTTCTTGGAATCATTGAGACAAAAAGAGGAGAAGGAACGTTTATAAAGGATTTTCGGGAAAATCATCTCGTCAGCGTCCTCGGGCTCTTTGTCCTGGAAGATGCAAAGTCAATCGAGGATATACTGGAGATGAGCGTGTTAATAGAGAAGCATGCTTTAATGAAAATTTTGCAATCCTTTGACAAGAAGAAGCTTGTCCAGATCGATCAGGATTTCAGAAAAGGGATTAATAATCCCCAGGAGCTTATGGGTAAACTGATACATATGGCTGGAAACCATTTACTTTTCCGGACGTGGTCGGTTCTCGCTGACTACCTGAAAGCAGGAAGCAAGTTTCAGGAACCGCCGATTCCAATCTATGAAGAGCTGATGTCAGGACTCGTTCTGAACAACAAAAACCTTGTCCTGCAAGCATACGAACGGATTACAAAGTACAAAAATGTCTCTTTATGA
- a CDS encoding NAD(P)-dependent malic enzyme, whose amino-acid sequence MSLREEALHMHRVNKGKLESKSKVPVRNAKDLSLAYSPGVAEPCKAIYDDKNKVYDYTMKGNMVAVVSDGTAVLGLGNIGPEAALPVMEGKAVLFKSFAGVDAFPICLNTTDIDQIVETVKLLEPTFGGVNLEDIAAPNCFVIEERLKKETNIPIFHDDQHGTAIVTAAGLLNALKLAGKKMSSIKVVANGAGAAGIAIIKLLYRYGVRDIIMCDSKGAIYEGRPAGMNEVKDQVAKFTNREKIEGTLADVMTDADVFIGVSVEGALSKEMVQSMKENPIIFAMANPVPEIMPEDAREAGAMVIGTGRSDFPNQVNNVLAFPGIFRGALDVRATHINEQMKMAAVEAIAGLIDESEIRPDYVIPAPFDPRVAPAVAAAVAKAAMETGVARIKVSPEEVAEKTRQLAIIGKE is encoded by the coding sequence TTGTCTTTACGAGAAGAAGCGCTGCATATGCATCGCGTGAACAAGGGGAAACTGGAATCTAAATCAAAAGTACCGGTTAGAAATGCAAAGGACTTAAGTCTTGCTTATTCTCCCGGTGTGGCAGAACCATGCAAAGCAATTTATGATGATAAAAATAAAGTGTACGATTATACAATGAAGGGCAATATGGTGGCAGTTGTTTCTGATGGAACAGCGGTTCTGGGACTTGGGAATATCGGTCCTGAAGCGGCTCTCCCGGTTATGGAGGGGAAAGCGGTTCTTTTTAAAAGCTTTGCCGGGGTAGATGCGTTTCCTATTTGCCTGAATACAACGGATATTGACCAGATTGTTGAAACGGTTAAGCTCCTTGAGCCTACATTCGGCGGAGTGAATTTGGAGGATATTGCAGCTCCTAATTGTTTCGTTATTGAGGAAAGACTGAAGAAAGAGACAAACATTCCGATCTTCCACGATGATCAGCACGGTACAGCGATTGTAACAGCTGCCGGTCTATTAAATGCACTTAAGCTTGCCGGAAAGAAAATGTCTTCGATTAAAGTAGTGGCAAACGGTGCCGGCGCTGCCGGTATTGCAATTATTAAACTTTTATATCGCTATGGTGTAAGAGATATTATTATGTGCGATTCCAAGGGAGCCATCTACGAAGGGCGTCCTGCAGGAATGAATGAAGTGAAAGATCAGGTTGCCAAGTTTACGAACCGTGAAAAAATAGAAGGAACGCTTGCTGATGTTATGACCGATGCGGACGTGTTTATAGGTGTATCCGTTGAAGGCGCCCTATCAAAAGAAATGGTTCAAAGCATGAAGGAAAATCCGATTATCTTTGCAATGGCCAACCCGGTTCCTGAAATTATGCCTGAGGATGCCCGTGAAGCAGGAGCAATGGTCATCGGGACCGGCCGTTCGGACTTCCCTAACCAGGTTAATAACGTTCTTGCTTTCCCAGGGATATTCAGAGGTGCGCTTGATGTCCGTGCGACTCATATCAATGAACAAATGAAAATGGCGGCTGTTGAAGCCATTGCCGGCTTGATAGATGAATCTGAAATCCGCCCTGATTATGTCATCCCTGCTCCTTTTGATCCGAGAGTGGCACCTGCTGTGGCGGCTGCTGTAGCAAAGGCTGCAATGGAAACAGGAGTAGCGCGCATTAAGGTTTCCCCTGAAGAGGTTGCTGAAAAAACAAGACAGCTTGCAATCATCGGCAAGGAATGA